One Vallitalea pronyensis genomic region harbors:
- the larB gene encoding nickel pincer cofactor biosynthesis protein LarB — MRKYELEQLLHNVKHSDLTIDDAVKQLESLQIGDLGFAKIDNHRELRVGYPEVVYGEGKTSEQVTEIATYMQAKGQNVLITRSNDHMYETVVKACPKARYNPLGRTISIVNKAYQETSSKISIIAAGTSDLPVVEEAYETAKIFGNKVEKIIDVGVAGIHRLFNQMDRIREAKVLIVVAGMEGALASVVGGLVDKPIIAVPTSVGYGANLGGVVTLLGMLNSCASGVSVVNIDNGFGAAYNASMINRL, encoded by the coding sequence TAACGTAAAGCACAGTGATTTGACAATAGATGATGCGGTAAAGCAACTGGAATCTTTACAAATTGGCGATTTAGGTTTTGCAAAAATAGATAACCATCGTGAGCTTAGGGTTGGCTATCCAGAGGTTGTGTATGGTGAAGGAAAGACCAGTGAGCAAGTGACTGAAATAGCCACATACATGCAAGCGAAAGGTCAAAATGTGCTTATAACAAGAAGTAATGACCATATGTATGAGACGGTGGTTAAAGCATGTCCTAAAGCAAGATACAATCCTTTAGGACGAACCATCAGTATCGTCAATAAAGCATACCAAGAAACGTCATCAAAGATTTCAATCATTGCAGCTGGTACATCCGATTTGCCAGTGGTTGAAGAAGCCTATGAAACGGCTAAAATATTTGGTAATAAAGTGGAAAAGATCATCGATGTTGGTGTTGCTGGCATTCATCGGCTATTTAACCAAATGGATAGAATTCGAGAGGCAAAAGTGCTTATCGTTGTTGCAGGTATGGAAGGGGCTTTGGCAAGTGTTGTAGGTGGTCTGGTAGATAAACCCATCATTGCAGTACCTACCAGTGTTGGCTATGGTGCTAATCTGGGAGGTGTGGTTACGTTGCTAGGCATGCTCAACAGTTGTGCCAGTGGGGTTAGTGTCGTTAATATTGACAATGGTTTCGGTG